The DNA sequence AGCCGGTCCTGCGACAGGCCAAGGTTCATGTCGTCGGCCAGCTGATCGAGAGCAGCACCTGCGACAACCTGCGAATAGACCCGCTGTTCGATGCCGAAGGCGCGTGCCTGTTGCGGCGTCAGCCGCGTGCCGAGTTGGCGGGAGGCCTGAGCCAGCATGGTTTCATAGCTGAGCCGGAACTCCGGCGCCTTGACCTTGACGTCGCCGACGACCACCACCGCATCCGATTGGTTCGTCATTGTCAGCGATGAGCCGCCCCACACCATGAACGACAGCACGAGAATGACTAGCAGGCCTTTGACAACCCAGGTCTGGGCGGCAGTTCTCAGGAATTCGAGCATGGGGGCAGAAACCTCGTTGCAATGCGGCGGCCATTGGCCAAACGAATTCGTTCCTTAAAACAAACGAAACAGGAAATGAAGGGTCGTTTGCCGCAAATTGCGCGCACTCACGGGATCGTTGGTCGATCCCGATCGCCCGGTTTTCAGCGCTTGCCACCGTGCGCATTGCAGCGTGCGCGTGAGATGGCCGGTCGGCCGGCGGCCCATTGGGCGCGCGCAGCACAATCCGTGTCGGATTCATTAGCCGGCAATCGAAATTTATCTGTCAGATTGTGTCGAATAAGCCTTGGAACTGTGGTTCTGTTGCAAGGCAAGGGGCGATTCTGAAGACCCCACAGGAAGGCATGCCATGCAGTCGACAATCGTGATGGTCAATCTTTTTGGAGCAGTCGCACTGCTGCTCTTCGGCCTGTCGCTCGTCAAGGATGGCGTGACACGCGCCTTCGGTGCGCGCTTGCGCACCGGCCTCGCACAAGGAACCAACGGGGCTGTGCGCTCTTTCGCGACCGGGCTTGTCGCGACGCTGGCCCTGCAGAGTTCGACGGCCACCGCCTTGATGACCGCTTCCTTCGTGGAGAAGGGGCTCGTGCGTTCGCGCATGGCGCAGATCGTTCTGCTCGGCGCCAATGTCGGGACGGCCATGACTGCCTGGATCGTCGCGACCGGCATCGAGTGGCTGTCGCCGCTGGTGATCCTCGTCGGCGTGGTTTTGCACCGCGCCAGCCGCTCGAACGCCCGCCAGGGTCTCGGGGCGGCCCTTGTCGGCATCGGCCTCATGCTGCTGTCGTTGCACCTGCTGGGCTCGGCGACCGAGCCGATGCGTGATTCTCCGGCGCTCGCCGCCTTTCTCGGCATGCTCGACAGTGCCTGGCCCGTCGCGCTCCTCATATCTGCCGGGCTTGCCTTTGCTTCGTCCTCCAGCCTGGCCGTCGTCATGCTGGTGCTGTCACTTTCGTCCGCGGGCATTCTCACGGTGGGGCTGACGGTGGCGCTCGTGCTTGGCGCCAATCTCGGAGGAGCGATCCCGCCAGTCATGGCGACCTTGGCTTCAGCCCCGTCCGCGCGCCGTGTCACTCTCGGCAATCTCGCCATTCGCGCAGTCGGCTGCCTGATCGCGCTGCCGCTGACGAGCATGAGCGTCGAATTTCTGCAGAGCCTGCCGCTGCCGCGCCAGAACCTGCCGGTTGATATCCATCTCGCCTTCAATCTCGCCGTCGCGATCCTCGCCTGGCCTTTTGCCGGCTTGTTGTCGCAACTGATGGTCCGCTTCGTTCCCGACACGGAGACGGAAGAGAGCGGGCCG is a window from the Ensifer adhaerens genome containing:
- a CDS encoding Na/Pi cotransporter family protein, whose translation is MQSTIVMVNLFGAVALLLFGLSLVKDGVTRAFGARLRTGLAQGTNGAVRSFATGLVATLALQSSTATALMTASFVEKGLVRSRMAQIVLLGANVGTAMTAWIVATGIEWLSPLVILVGVVLHRASRSNARQGLGAALVGIGLMLLSLHLLGSATEPMRDSPALAAFLGMLDSAWPVALLISAGLAFASSSSLAVVMLVLSLSSAGILTVGLTVALVLGANLGGAIPPVMATLASAPSARRVTLGNLAIRAVGCLIALPLTSMSVEFLQSLPLPRQNLPVDIHLAFNLAVAILAWPFAGLLSQLMVRFVPDTETEESGPRYLDENALHTPVMALSGATREVLRVGDLVETMLMRAANAFENNDLSEIRDIAKFEKQVDQLQQEVKIFLSRLGRDGLSQEDGRRSIVIIDYAINLEHMGDIIEKGLCEEIGKKVNNGLKFSEEGYQELKSLFNLTIDNLRVAQSIFVSRNADLARQLIEVKVSVRHMEKRSAERHIERLRDGLVQSLQTSSLHLDMLRDLKRVNAHIASVAYPILEENGLLTESRLRPEA